In Oncorhynchus gorbuscha isolate QuinsamMale2020 ecotype Even-year linkage group LG26, OgorEven_v1.0, whole genome shotgun sequence, the DNA window ATTCACTTCAAAATGATTCCCACATACAAAGCTCTGCCCCCTGTCACTCGAACAGTGGAGTTTTTCCTCCTCGCTGTTAGATTCACTCTAAGGTTGCATGCTGTTCTGTTAGGTCAAATGCAGTCAATGCATTGTTCCAAACAAGAACAATGCTGCTttccactttgcttcttaatagaaataatttgatttgatttatataatTCACCAAGTGTTTTGATCTACTGTTTATCGCAAGTCAAATTGCAATCGCAATATTTGGTCCAAAAAAATCGCTGTTAGATTTTTGTGCCCTTATCATGCAGCCCTACTCTGTCAGCAGTCTGGATCTCTTGTCCCCAACGCCAAACCGTTCCCTTGACTCAATCTTATATCTCACCATTTTGGATCTTAAAAAAATGGGAAAAGCGTGCAACATCCCAGAATCCACTTGGTCTACTGCTGGTTCTACCTTTCAATAGAGACGATCATCTCAGGATCAGGCCTCTATCTCAGGCGTGTGCACTCAACATCCTCTGTCACGCGTAAAGACGAGGTGTGCTCATCCACCGTCTTTCCCACTGCACATTTGACAGACTTCCAGCGCAGCCTGGTCACTGTCCGCATGCACTTGGCAGTGTTGCGGACGCTCACGAAACACAGCGTGTTGATGACCCCGTTGCTCATGGCGACGCACTCGATAATGTAGAAGGCCACCAGGGAGTTCCTGTCCCTGGAGATCAGGGTGGGGTGGAAGTCCCGTACCAGTGTGAAGCTGTAGTACGGTGCCCAGCAGAGCACGTAGGCGGCCAACACCAGAATCAGCACCACCACCATCCTCCGCCGTCTGTGCAGCCGCTTCCGGATCTGCTCTGTCTGGAAGCCAGGCACGCTCTTGAACCACAGCTCCCGCAAAATCCGTGCGTAACACACGGCCATGATGGCCACGGGCCCGGCGAACTCCAGGGCGAAGATGAAGAGGAAGTAGAAGCGGTAGTAGAGCTGGTGGTCCACAGTCCAGATCTGGGCACAGAAGGTCTTGTGGCTCTGACTGGAGATGCGCGGGTATGTGATCTCGGAAGCAAAGTAGGCAGAGGGGATGGAAATGACTATGGGTACGATCCACACGCCCAGGATCAGGCTGTAGGCCGTCTGGTACTTCATGCGAGGCTTCATAGGGTGGACGATGGCCATGTACCTGGGAacacaaggaaaagagagacaaTGCAAAGAAACTAGTTGGAAGGTTTGAGTTGTGAGTGTCAAGGTGTTTTATGTCAAGCTTTATATGCCAGGGAGTTGGAAAGACCAAGTGATCTCTCTGAGGTTATTGAATGATCTTGGAAGTTCTAGGACGATCTTGGAAAAGCTGTCACAATGTAGAAGAACTTAATTTTTGGGACTGTTGACGAGGGTAAATGATTCATATCCGGAACCTGAAGTTATATAATGGAGCTTTACCGCCTCTTGGCTTCCTAGCAAACTCTGCACATAGCAATATTGGGGAATTTGGAAATGCTTTAGCATTTTGAGATGACGGGAGATTATCCATCTTCATAAATGGCTATTTTTTACATAGTTGGGCATGTCAGCAATGATTTATGGGAGCACGTAGCCAAGTAACTTCCTCCCATATGATCCTAAAAGGGCAGTGTGATCGGACTAACTAAAAGCAGGTGATGGATTTTTGGTGGGCAACCCATTGGTGTTGCTCAATTGCACTTACTTCACAGGGAATGTGTTATGTTACCACAGAACATGGCTATATGTCATTGTTATTAAAATAAATACTTTGTTATATCATATCTTAGTTACCCTGGATAAAGATGTGTATTCCTATTAATGCATGAAGTGTGCTTTCTGTGGTGACAGTAAGGTGGTTTTCTTATCTAAGTTAAGTTCGGAACCTTTTTTTGGTCATGATTAATTTGACTTGGAGGGGACTTAACAGCATGATGGCACTTTGAAAACTTTGTTTCAACTGGCTTTTGGTCTAGTTTGGAGTGAAATGAAAATAAGTAAATTGATGTGATGAAAGCAGATTAACTGTCACACTCACGGTCAAAGGTTTTCAGCCTACGTTTGCTGGCATGTATCGTGAGCAGTAACAGGACCCagaacagcttcttcccccaagccagaagactgctaaatagttaaatagttaaccaaatagctagctggcctatctgcattgaccctttctTGCACTAACctttttgactcatcacacaCGCTGATGCTACCGTTCATTATCTGTCACCTTATTCCTAGTTCTATGTACAATACAGTGCATGAGGAAAGGATTCAgaacccttccctttttccacattttgttattctaaaatggattaaatcaattGTTTCCATCAgtaatctacaaacaataccccataatgacaaagcgaaaacaagtttttagaaatgtttgctaatgtattaaagatgaagaaaaaaaacagaaataacctATTTACAtgtgttttcagaccctttac includes these proteins:
- the prokr1a gene encoding prokineticin receptor 1a; protein product: MGECHNNSSFSMTQDLPENCPDSFNSSAYDLDYGVPREEIPDTTQGCAFFVATIVIAMVLVCIILVCGIGNCLFIASLARYKKLRNLTNLLIANLAVSDILVAVVCCPFLLDYYVAKQLSWDHGLVLCASINYLRTVSLYVSTNALLAIAVDRYMAIVHPMKPRMKYQTAYSLILGVWIVPIVISIPSAYFASEITYPRISSQSHKTFCAQIWTVDHQLYYRFYFLFIFALEFAGPVAIMAVCYARILRELWFKSVPGFQTEQIRKRLHRRRRMVVVLILVLAAYVLCWAPYYSFTLVRDFHPTLISRDRNSLVAFYIIECVAMSNGVINTLCFVSVRNTAKCMRTVTRLRWKSVKCAVGKTVDEHTSSLRVTEDVECTRLR